One window of the Paraburkholderia sp. PGU19 genome contains the following:
- a CDS encoding GlxA family transcriptional regulator, which produces MPRPSSSPARTTQVAIVALPPVSMSGVGPIVDALNLANEIDGRALYRWQVCSWDGRPVPLAGGAQWPADAAFGDAISCDWLIIVSERFQQFADYRLFLASLSRVGQRTPLVTGIHHGVWWLAMAGQLSGYRVSVNWETYQQFTEQFERSIVTQQIFEIDRDRATCAGGQATVDFMLAMIGREHGPELADRIADTLGVGVLRSGEERQRIPFVTAPGERHPRLNDALLLMEANIEDPLTSDEIAGLVGVSRRQLERLFRQYLGSMPSKYYLGLRLAKARTQLQRTSKSVVQISLACGFSSAAHFSNAYREKFGVTPREERRNFIEKQHGSGANAAISEPRPAAMIEPPDQEG; this is translated from the coding sequence ATGCCACGTCCGTCGTCCAGTCCGGCACGCACGACTCAGGTCGCGATTGTCGCGTTGCCCCCCGTTTCGATGTCGGGCGTGGGGCCTATCGTCGATGCGTTGAATCTTGCCAATGAGATCGATGGCCGCGCGTTGTACCGCTGGCAGGTGTGCTCGTGGGACGGCCGGCCGGTTCCCCTCGCGGGCGGCGCGCAATGGCCCGCCGATGCCGCATTCGGCGATGCGATTTCGTGCGACTGGCTGATTATCGTTAGTGAGCGCTTTCAGCAGTTTGCGGATTACCGGTTGTTTCTTGCTAGCCTGTCGCGGGTTGGGCAGCGTACGCCGCTTGTGACGGGGATTCACCACGGCGTGTGGTGGCTGGCCATGGCGGGGCAATTGTCCGGCTATCGGGTGAGCGTGAACTGGGAGACGTATCAGCAGTTCACGGAGCAATTCGAGCGGTCGATCGTTACGCAGCAGATCTTCGAGATCGATCGTGATCGGGCGACCTGCGCGGGTGGGCAGGCGACGGTTGATTTCATGCTGGCGATGATTGGGCGGGAGCATGGGCCGGAGCTGGCGGACCGTATCGCCGATACTTTAGGCGTTGGCGTGCTGCGGTCCGGTGAGGAGCGTCAGCGGATTCCGTTCGTGACGGCGCCGGGCGAGCGGCATCCTCGGCTGAATGATGCTTTGCTGTTGATGGAAGCGAATATTGAAGATCCGCTGACTTCGGATGAGATAGCTGGGCTTGTTGGCGTTTCGCGCCGGCAGTTGGAGCGGCTGTTTCGGCAATATCTTGGGTCAATGCCTTCGAAGTATTACCTGGGTTTGCGCCTCGCGAAGGCGCGGACGCAGTTGCAGCGGACTAGCAAGTCTGTTGTGCAGATTAGTCTCGCGTGTGGGTTTTCTTCTGCTGCGCATTTTTCTAATGCTTATCGGGAGAAGTTTGGGGTTACGCCGCGTGAGGAGCGTAGGAATTTCATTGAGAAGCAGCATGGCAGTGGTGCCAATGCGGCTATTAGCGAGCCGCGGCCCGCGGCGATGATCGAGCCGCCGGATCAAGAGGGTTAG
- a CDS encoding ABC transporter ATP-binding protein, with amino-acid sequence MLHTTQTEACKLAVQDIHKRYGDNEVLKGVSLNANKGDVISIIGASGSGKSTFLRCINFLERPNAGQIVVDGEAVRTKVDRHGNFEVADHKQLQRIRTKLAMVFQHFNLWAHMNVLENVVEAPIHVLGLSRKEAEDRAREYLEKVGLAPRLEKQYPSHLSGGQQQRVAIARALAMNPDVMLFDEPTSALDPELVGEVLKVMQKLAEEGRTMIVVTHEMGFARNVSNHVMFLHQGRTEEEGVPSEVLATPKSERLKQFLSGSLK; translated from the coding sequence TTGCTCCACACGACTCAAACGGAAGCCTGCAAGCTCGCCGTGCAGGACATCCACAAGCGCTATGGCGATAACGAAGTGCTGAAGGGCGTCTCGCTGAATGCCAACAAGGGCGACGTGATCAGCATCATCGGTGCGAGCGGGTCGGGCAAGAGTACGTTCCTGCGCTGCATCAATTTTCTCGAGCGGCCGAACGCCGGGCAGATCGTCGTCGATGGCGAGGCGGTGCGCACGAAGGTCGATCGTCACGGCAACTTCGAGGTCGCGGATCACAAGCAGCTGCAGCGCATCCGCACGAAGCTCGCGATGGTGTTCCAGCACTTCAATTTGTGGGCACACATGAACGTGCTGGAAAACGTGGTCGAAGCGCCGATTCACGTGCTCGGCCTGTCGCGCAAGGAAGCCGAAGACCGCGCGCGCGAGTATCTGGAGAAGGTCGGTCTTGCTCCGCGTCTGGAGAAGCAATACCCGTCGCATTTGTCGGGCGGGCAGCAGCAGCGTGTGGCGATTGCGCGCGCGCTGGCGATGAACCCGGACGTGATGCTGTTCGACGAGCCGACTTCCGCGCTCGATCCCGAACTGGTCGGCGAAGTGTTGAAGGTGATGCAGAAGCTCGCCGAAGAAGGCCGCACGATGATCGTCGTGACGCACGAAATGGGTTTTGCGCGCAACGTGTCGAACCATGTGATGTTCCTGCATCAGGGACGCACGGAGGAAGAGGGCGTGCCGTCCGAGGTGCTGGCCACGCCGAAGAGCGAGCGGCTCAAGCAGTTCCTGTCGGGCAGCCTGAAGTAA
- a CDS encoding ABC transporter permease — protein MIDILNQFWRAFLYWDGQRISGLAVTLWLLVASIGIGFVASIPLAVARVSRKRWLSTPVRLYTYVFRGTPLYVQLLLIYTGMYSLEFVRSHALLDSFFRSGFHCAILAFALNTCAYTTEIFAGAIRATSHGEVEAARAYGMSWFTMYRRIVIPSALRRALPLYSNEVILMLHATTVAFTATVPDVLKVARDANSATYRSFEAFGLAALIYLAVSFALVALFRRAERHWLAYLAVRGH, from the coding sequence ATGATCGACATTCTCAACCAGTTCTGGCGCGCGTTCCTCTATTGGGACGGGCAGCGTATCTCGGGTCTTGCCGTCACGTTGTGGCTGCTGGTCGCATCGATCGGCATCGGCTTCGTGGCGTCGATTCCGCTAGCCGTCGCGCGGGTATCGAGGAAGCGCTGGCTGTCGACGCCCGTGCGCCTCTACACCTACGTGTTTCGCGGCACGCCGCTCTATGTGCAACTGCTGCTGATCTACACGGGCATGTACAGCCTCGAGTTCGTGCGCTCGCATGCGCTGCTCGATTCGTTCTTCCGCAGCGGGTTTCACTGCGCGATTCTCGCGTTCGCGTTGAACACCTGCGCGTACACCACGGAGATCTTCGCAGGCGCGATTCGCGCGACCTCGCATGGCGAAGTGGAAGCCGCGCGCGCCTATGGCATGAGCTGGTTCACGATGTACCGGCGGATTGTGATACCGTCCGCGCTGCGCCGCGCGCTGCCGTTGTACAGTAACGAAGTGATCCTGATGCTGCACGCGACCACCGTCGCCTTCACGGCCACCGTGCCCGACGTGCTGAAGGTCGCACGCGATGCGAACTCCGCGACGTACCGTTCGTTCGAGGCCTTCGGACTCGCGGCACTGATTTATCTTGCTGTATCGTTCGCGCTGGTTGCGTTGTTCCGGCGCGCCGAGCGCCACTGGCTCGCGTATCTGGCCGTGCGCGGGCATTGA
- the hisQ gene encoding histidine ABC transporter permease HisQ, with protein MFLYGFGPVLLDGTIKTIELSVLSLATAVVLGLIGAAAKLSLNRPMRAIATGYTTLIRSVPDLVLMLLLFYSIQIAVNNLTDALNLPQFDIDPFVAGVLTLGFIYGAYFTETFRGAFLAVPRGQLEAGAAYGMSGARVFARILFPQMMRFALPGIGNNWQVLVKATALVSIIGLADVVKAAQDAGKSTFNMFFFILVAAAIYLAITTVSNLVLIWLEKRYSIGVRHAEL; from the coding sequence GTGTTCTTATATGGCTTTGGCCCGGTGCTCCTCGACGGCACGATCAAGACGATCGAACTGTCGGTTCTGTCTCTGGCGACGGCCGTCGTGCTCGGCCTGATCGGCGCGGCGGCGAAGCTGTCGCTCAACCGGCCGATGCGCGCGATCGCGACGGGATACACGACGCTGATCCGCTCGGTGCCGGATCTCGTGCTGATGCTGCTGCTGTTCTACAGCATCCAGATCGCCGTCAACAATCTGACCGATGCGTTGAACCTGCCGCAATTCGACATCGACCCGTTCGTCGCGGGCGTGCTCACGCTCGGCTTCATCTACGGCGCGTACTTCACCGAGACGTTTCGCGGCGCGTTTCTCGCCGTGCCGCGCGGCCAGCTCGAAGCGGGCGCGGCGTACGGCATGAGCGGGGCGCGCGTGTTCGCGCGCATCCTGTTCCCGCAGATGATGCGCTTTGCGCTGCCGGGCATCGGCAACAACTGGCAGGTGCTCGTGAAGGCGACGGCGCTGGTGTCGATCATCGGACTCGCCGATGTCGTCAAGGCCGCGCAGGACGCCGGCAAGAGCACCTTCAACATGTTCTTCTTCATCCTCGTTGCCGCGGCGATCTATCTGGCCATCACGACCGTGTCGAACCTCGTGCTGATCTGGCTGGAGAAGCGCTATTCGATCGGCGTTCGACACGCCGAACTCTAA
- a CDS encoding class I SAM-dependent methyltransferase, translating into MTLRPDSTTLDAYTHDAARYSREWLDQPPPDDMYALWENHLLPTGKTADVGCGNGRDAAWLADRGYRVTGFDASAGLLDEARRLYPQIAFRTATLPSLAEIDEQFDNVVCETVLMHLPVDAITDAVDNLVRILRPNGMLYLSWRVTEGVDARQPDGRLYSAFEPSLVTDALTSCVILFADDTTSASSGKRVCRIIAAKRSED; encoded by the coding sequence ATGACACTTCGCCCCGACTCCACGACGCTCGACGCCTACACCCACGACGCCGCCCGCTACTCGCGCGAATGGCTCGACCAGCCGCCGCCCGACGACATGTACGCGCTGTGGGAAAACCATCTGCTGCCGACGGGCAAGACGGCCGATGTCGGCTGCGGCAACGGGCGCGACGCCGCGTGGCTCGCGGACCGTGGGTATCGGGTGACGGGGTTCGATGCGTCGGCGGGTTTGCTCGACGAAGCGCGGCGGCTCTATCCGCAGATTGCGTTTCGCACGGCGACGTTGCCGTCGCTCGCCGAGATCGACGAGCAGTTCGACAACGTGGTCTGCGAAACCGTGCTGATGCATCTGCCCGTCGACGCGATCACCGATGCCGTCGACAACCTCGTGCGCATCCTGCGGCCCAATGGCATGCTGTATCTGTCGTGGCGCGTGACGGAAGGCGTGGACGCGCGCCAGCCGGATGGACGGCTTTACTCGGCGTTCGAGCCGTCGCTCGTCACGGACGCGCTGACCAGCTGCGTGATCCTGTTCGCCGACGACACGACGAGCGCCAGTTCCGGCAAACGCGTGTGCCGCATCATCGCGGCGAAGCGGTCCGAGGACTGA
- a CDS encoding patatin-like phospholipase family protein, with product MATRRRYKRIGLVLGGGAARGWAHIGAIRALHDAGIKPDLVAGTSIGALVGAVYANGDLDWLEEWVTRLTWQSVVRLLDLRFSGGLLGGRKVIQVFANRFNGREISQLQMPFAAVATELDSGRETWLQDGGVVDAVRASIAIPGIFTPVLHEGVWLVDGGLSNPVPVSAARGMRADCVIAVDLNNDILNGRDFGGAVVDLPPMPTDESIEAVIERVAEEAEPQPLDPDAPPPVIATPAPPVLLRRNGKPFPAWLQPSPEQYSRDVRVPPAPSARVPSMLSSIAQSIDIMQVRITRSRLAGEPADILIQPRLAGMGIFDFHRAEPAIAEGRAAVEAMLPAIRACLGID from the coding sequence ATGGCCACACGTAGGCGATACAAGCGCATCGGCCTCGTGCTCGGCGGCGGGGCCGCGCGCGGCTGGGCGCACATCGGTGCGATCCGGGCGCTCCATGACGCGGGCATCAAGCCTGATCTGGTGGCGGGCACGTCGATCGGCGCGCTGGTCGGCGCCGTCTATGCGAACGGCGATCTCGACTGGCTCGAAGAGTGGGTGACGCGGCTCACGTGGCAGTCGGTCGTGCGTCTGCTCGATCTGCGCTTTTCGGGCGGGCTGTTGGGCGGCAGGAAAGTCATCCAGGTATTTGCGAACCGCTTCAACGGACGCGAGATCAGTCAATTGCAGATGCCGTTCGCCGCCGTCGCGACGGAACTCGATTCGGGCCGCGAGACGTGGCTGCAGGACGGCGGCGTGGTGGACGCCGTGCGCGCGTCGATTGCGATTCCGGGCATTTTCACGCCGGTGCTGCACGAGGGCGTGTGGCTTGTCGACGGCGGGCTGTCGAACCCCGTGCCTGTATCGGCGGCGCGCGGCATGCGGGCCGACTGCGTGATCGCCGTGGACCTGAACAACGACATTCTCAATGGCCGCGACTTCGGCGGCGCGGTGGTCGATCTGCCGCCCATGCCGACGGACGAATCGATCGAGGCCGTGATCGAGCGAGTTGCCGAGGAAGCCGAGCCGCAGCCACTCGATCCCGACGCGCCGCCGCCCGTGATCGCAACGCCTGCGCCGCCCGTTCTGCTGAGGCGCAACGGCAAGCCGTTTCCGGCCTGGCTGCAGCCATCGCCCGAACAGTATTCGCGCGACGTGCGCGTGCCGCCCGCGCCGAGCGCGCGCGTGCCGTCGATGCTCAGTTCGATCGCTCAAAGCATCGACATCATGCAGGTGCGGATCACGCGCAGCCGCCTTGCGGGCGAGCCGGCCGACATCCTGATCCAGCCGCGCCTCGCCGGCATGGGCATCTTCGATTTTCACCGCGCGGAGCCCGCGATTGCGGAAGGGCGCGCGGCCGTCGAGGCGATGCTGCCTGCGATCCGCGCGTGTCTCGGCATCGATTGA
- a CDS encoding LLM class flavin-dependent oxidoreductase → MIPFSVLDLSPITAGASASDAFRNSLDLAQHAEQWDYKRFWLAEHHNMTGIASAATSVVIAHVAGGTKTIRVGSGGVMLPNHAPLVIAEQFGTLASLFPGRIDLGLGRAPGTDQTTARALRRDLNGSADSFPDDVVELQRYFADPVPGQRVRAVPGAGLKVPLWLLGSSLFSAQLAAALGLPFAFASHFAPDYMMQALHVYRAQFRPSETLDKPYAMVGVNLFAADTNDEARRLFTSLQQQFINLRRGTPGQLQPPVDHLAVSEMELSSVQHSLACSVIGDRETVRDGLRSIIQQTGANELMLTAQIYDHAARLRSFEIGAQVRDELADA, encoded by the coding sequence ATGATCCCCTTTTCCGTCCTCGACCTTTCTCCCATCACGGCTGGCGCGAGCGCGTCCGATGCGTTCCGCAATTCGCTCGATCTCGCGCAGCACGCCGAGCAATGGGACTACAAGCGCTTCTGGCTCGCCGAGCATCACAACATGACGGGTATCGCGAGCGCGGCGACGTCGGTCGTGATCGCGCATGTCGCGGGCGGCACGAAGACGATCCGCGTCGGCTCGGGCGGCGTGATGCTGCCGAATCACGCGCCGCTCGTGATCGCCGAGCAGTTCGGCACGCTGGCGTCGCTGTTTCCGGGGCGTATCGATCTGGGTCTCGGCCGCGCGCCTGGCACCGACCAGACCACCGCCCGCGCGCTGCGCCGCGATCTGAACGGCAGCGCCGATTCGTTCCCTGACGACGTCGTCGAACTGCAGCGCTATTTCGCCGACCCCGTGCCGGGTCAGCGCGTGCGCGCCGTGCCGGGCGCGGGCCTGAAGGTGCCGTTGTGGCTGCTCGGTTCGAGCCTGTTCAGCGCGCAGCTGGCGGCGGCGCTCGGTCTGCCGTTCGCGTTCGCGTCGCACTTCGCGCCCGACTACATGATGCAGGCGCTGCACGTGTATCGCGCGCAGTTCCGCCCGTCGGAAACGCTCGACAAGCCTTACGCGATGGTCGGCGTGAACCTGTTTGCCGCCGACACCAATGACGAAGCGCGCCGCCTCTTCACGTCGCTGCAGCAGCAGTTCATCAATCTGCGGCGCGGCACGCCAGGCCAGTTGCAGCCGCCCGTCGATCACCTCGCGGTGTCGGAGATGGAGTTGAGCAGCGTGCAGCATTCGCTCGCGTGCTCGGTGATCGGTGATCGCGAGACGGTGCGCGACGGCCTGCGCTCCATCATCCAGCAAACGGGCGCCAACGAACTGATGCTCACTGCGCAAATCTACGATCACGCGGCGCGGCTGCGTTCGTTCGAAATCGGCGCGCAGGTACGCGACGAACTAGCCGACGCTTGA
- a CDS encoding alpha/beta hydrolase — protein MLGLDACAADAVNAAAAPPSSAPAADDGPAYGPELQGFNYPAPVRQFEFTSQGETLHMAYMDIAPEHPNGRTVVLLHGKNFCAATWESTVERLSAAGYRVIAPDQIGFCKSSKPQRYQFSFQQLARNTHALLESIGVKNATIVGHSTGGMLAIRYALMYPAQTQQLVLVNPIGLEDWKAKGVPSLSVDQWYERELQTTADSIRRYEQGTYYSGQWRSDFEPWVQMLAGMYRGPGKKEVAWDSALLYDMIYTQPVVYELGQLNMPTLLLIGQKDTTAIGKDAAPPEVRAKIGRYPELGKAAAKAIPHATLVEFAELGHAPQMQDPAAFHKALLDGLAAVPTNR, from the coding sequence ATGCTGGGCCTCGATGCGTGCGCCGCCGATGCCGTCAATGCCGCCGCTGCGCCGCCGTCGAGCGCACCCGCCGCCGACGACGGTCCCGCGTACGGCCCCGAGTTGCAGGGCTTCAACTATCCGGCGCCCGTGCGGCAGTTCGAGTTCACGTCGCAGGGCGAAACGCTGCACATGGCTTACATGGACATCGCACCCGAGCATCCGAACGGCCGCACCGTCGTGCTGCTGCACGGCAAGAATTTTTGCGCCGCGACATGGGAAAGCACGGTCGAGCGGCTGTCGGCGGCGGGGTATCGCGTGATCGCGCCTGATCAGATCGGCTTTTGCAAGTCGAGCAAGCCGCAGCGCTACCAGTTCAGCTTTCAGCAACTCGCGCGCAACACGCATGCGCTGCTCGAATCGATCGGTGTGAAGAACGCGACTATCGTCGGACATTCGACGGGCGGCATGCTGGCCATCCGCTACGCGCTGATGTACCCGGCGCAGACGCAGCAACTGGTGCTCGTCAATCCCATCGGGCTGGAGGACTGGAAGGCGAAGGGCGTGCCGTCGCTATCCGTCGACCAGTGGTACGAGCGTGAACTGCAGACCACGGCCGACAGCATCCGCCGCTACGAGCAGGGGACCTACTACTCGGGCCAGTGGCGCAGCGATTTCGAGCCGTGGGTGCAGATGCTCGCCGGGATGTATCGCGGGCCGGGCAAGAAGGAAGTCGCGTGGGATTCGGCGCTGTTGTACGACATGATCTACACGCAGCCGGTCGTCTATGAGCTTGGGCAGTTGAACATGCCGACGCTGCTGCTGATCGGTCAGAAGGATACGACGGCGATCGGCAAGGATGCCGCGCCTCCCGAGGTACGCGCGAAGATCGGTCGCTACCCGGAGCTGGGCAAGGCGGCAGCGAAGGCGATTCCGCACGCGACGCTCGTCGAGTTCGCCGAACTCGGCCATGCGCCGCAGATGCAGGACCCGGCGGCGTTTCACAAGGCGTTGCTGGACGGGTTGGCGGCGGTGCCGACAAATCGGTGA